The window CGCCAGATCCAGCAATCTGCGCAGCAGGGCCGGTTTGTCTACCCGGGACATCAGCAGCACATCGCGGGAGATGATCGGTTCGATGAGCGAGTCGCGGACATAGCGCGCCCAGCGATCCGGCTGGCGGATGAGCGGCGCCGCTCCGGGATAGGCACCGTAGAAGAGGTACTGCTCCAGGGACCAGCCGAAGGCCGCCCGCATCTCGGTGAAGCTCCAGTGCGGCAGGCGGATCATCTCGAAGCGCCCGGCCAGGCTCTCTCCGAGGCCACGCTGGACGAGCAGCGGAGCCGAGCCGAGCACGACGACCTTCAGCGGTAGGCCGGTGCGCGTATCGGCGTCCCACAAGTACTTGACCGCTTCGGACCAGCCGGTCACCTTCTGCACTTCGTCGAGTACGAGGAGCGCGCCGCGTGCTCCCGCCTCGGCGGCGAGACTCCGGGCGGCGCCCCACTGCTGCTCAATCCAGTGCACGTCGCGCAGCGTCGGCTCATCGGCACTGGCGAAACGGGCAGGCAGTCCGGATTTCCGCGCCGCGTGCTCGACCAGCGTCGTCTTGCCGACCTGACGGGAGCCCGCGACTATCTGGATGAAGCGGCGTGGTTCCAGGAGACGGTTGATCAGCTCATCGACGTAGGGCCGGGAATAGCTGATCGACGGTTTACTCATTATTATGAGTAATTTTACTCACAATAATGCGCGCGCTCAACCGTCGGCGGAAACCGCCTGCTACGGACTTCGGGCGCGCGAGGCGGGTTGGCGGCCCCGATCTCAGGCGGTCTCCCGCGCCAGCCGCGAGAGATTGGTCTTGTCGATCGTGACGTCCATGTCGAGCGTCAACTGGCGGGGCGTGCCGGTGGGGACGACGATGAGACCCTCCGGGGCGAAGTCGCCGGTCCGCCGCGGATGGACCCCGCGCGTGTCGTAGGGCGCGACTGTCGTGTAGAGATCGTCGCAGAAGGCGTCCTCGATAAAGAACTGCCAGGTGAACGCCCGATCGCCGAACGGCGCGGTGAAGTGGAGGTGTGGCGGCCGCGGCCGGTACCAGCCGGGAAAGACCGTGTCGAACCGGACCTCGCCGCCCGGTGCGGAGATCTGCCGTCCGCGCAGGTAAGTGGCCCCGCGCGTGTCGGGCAGGTCCTCCACGATGCGGCCGTTGTCGACGCCGGAATAGATGCCAGAGGCGTCGGCGCTCCAGATGTCG of the Acidobacteriota bacterium genome contains:
- a CDS encoding ATP-binding protein — translated: MSKPSISYSRPYVDELINRLLEPRRFIQIVAGSRQVGKTTLVEHAARKSGLPARFASADEPTLRDVHWIEQQWGAARSLAAEAGARGALLVLDEVQKVTGWSEAVKYLWDADTRTGLPLKVVVLGSAPLLVQRGLGESLAGRFEMIRLPHWSFTEMRAAFGWSLEQYLFYGAYPGAAPLIRQPDRWARYVRDSLIEPIISRDVLLMSRVDKPALLRRLLDLACAYSGQILSYNKMIGQLQDAGNTITLAHYLDLLAGTGLIVGLQKYAGDTARRRASSPKLQVFNTALVTAQAGLTLQQARQDHAFWGRLVESAVGAHLANAAATGNCETYYWRERNREVDFVVRAGNRLVAIEVKSGRAADSLPGMAAFSTAFRPTRKLLVGGDGIDLETFLSTPVDHWLDA
- a CDS encoding protocatechuate dioxygenase; translated protein: MARLPDRRRYGMTRRSLLKAGALTAAAVATGCAEPDRPRVVSGSGGICTVTPDFEDGPFYVNTGLVRQDVTEGHDGVPLAIRLVLRDATNCEPIAGLPVDIWSADASGIYSGVDNGRIVEDLPDTRGATYLRGRQISAPGGEVRFDTVFPGWYRPRPPHLHFTAPFGDRAFTWQFFIEDAFCDDLYTTVAPYDTRGVHPRRTGDFAPEGLIVVPTGTPRQLTLDMDVTIDKTNLSRLARETA